The Mesomycoplasma ovipneumoniae genome window below encodes:
- a CDS encoding class II fructose-bisphosphate aldolase encodes MALIDPRFVFLKLNAENKAIFAFNVLNLETLLAVIKAGEISQKPLIIQVSQGAIKYSRIEILAPMILSAIQNSSGKFIFHLDHCDDLNLFEKYLEFGFNSAMFDGSNFPINENIEKSLKAKSIADKKNVFLELEIGQIGGKEIGHQENTEQILEIDSVKKFYQKTEPDLLAIAFGTAHGIYKKKANLDWDLVKNFKKDYKIPLVMHGTSGLSLEEIKKAINFGINKINVGTDLLVNFSNEVEKYFQENPKSYDIRKINQKGIEKMIQKVLFYLELS; translated from the coding sequence ATGGCACTTATTGATCCAAGATTTGTATTTTTGAAACTAAATGCAGAAAATAAAGCAATTTTTGCTTTTAATGTTTTAAATTTAGAAACACTTTTGGCCGTAATTAAAGCCGGGGAAATTTCCCAAAAACCTTTAATTATTCAGGTAAGCCAAGGGGCAATAAAATATTCGCGCATTGAAATTTTAGCACCTATGATTTTATCAGCGATTCAAAATTCCTCTGGTAAATTTATTTTTCATCTTGATCACTGTGATGATTTAAATCTTTTTGAAAAATACCTTGAATTTGGTTTTAATTCTGCAATGTTTGATGGTTCAAATTTTCCAATTAATGAAAATATCGAAAAATCACTAAAAGCTAAATCAATTGCTGATAAAAAAAATGTTTTTCTCGAGCTAGAAATAGGTCAAATTGGCGGCAAAGAAATTGGTCATCAAGAAAATACTGAACAAATTCTTGAAATTGATAGTGTTAAAAAATTCTACCAAAAAACAGAGCCAGATCTTCTTGCAATTGCTTTTGGAACCGCGCACGGAATTTACAAAAAAAAGGCTAATTTGGATTGAGATTTAGTTAAAAACTTTAAAAAAGACTATAAAATCCCACTTGTTATGCACGGAACCAGTGGCCTTTCTCTAGAAGAGATTAAAAAAGCAATCAATTTTGGAATTAACAAAATTAACGTTGGCACTGACCTTTTAGTTAATTTTTCTAACGAAGTTGAAAAATATTTTCAAGAAAACCCTAAAAGTTATGACATTAGAAAAATTAATCAAAAAGGAATTGAAAAAATGATCCAAAAAGTGCTTTTTTACCTTGAATTATCATAA
- a CDS encoding site-specific DNA-methyltransferase, which produces MYIDPPYNTQASFNEGNQIANDKENILPSKFIYRDKYSRNGWLNLLNERLNLAKKLLKDDGLIFVSIDDNQHAYLKVLMDEIFGEENFVTNIVWVKKNSPGGNTSFDYKITQNTEYILTYAKNSNKCKFNYQKHDEKTLKKLGYTLKDEYFDQRGYYKLVDLHHTSSTGAFKYIKSLDYPIIAPDGTSFTLYLNKNNPESACYTWGKDTFAEGEKHGFIEIVKNSRGDWVAKRKQYQYVKFNPKTKKIEQIEVGLPFKNIISDFYSLNGGLELKEIFNSKNIFDFPKPVGLISHLINIHPNKNARVLDFFAGSGTTGHAVWNLNRQDGGERTFILITNNQNNIATDVTYERLFRISNGKGTKNQEFNWSKNNKPYLQNLKVFDICYYNTQIFDSKSELDSRSELDSKSELDSKCKLDSENGLSDLVKLLLKLFKDFDIKVDSNHIDTKNTRYIELLNHLLALKPQEKDL; this is translated from the coding sequence ATTTATATCGACCCACCTTATAATACTCAAGCTAGTTTTAATGAAGGTAATCAGATAGCAAATGACAAGGAAAATATTTTACCTTCAAAATTTATTTATCGAGATAAATATTCTCGAAATGGTTGGCTAAATTTATTAAACGAGCGACTAAATTTAGCCAAAAAACTTTTAAAGGACGATGGGCTAATTTTTGTCTCAATCGATGATAATCAACACGCCTACTTAAAAGTTTTAATGGATGAAATTTTTGGTGAGGAAAATTTTGTTACAAATATTGTGTGAGTTAAGAAAAATAGTCCAGGTGGAAACACTAGTTTTGATTACAAAATAACACAAAACACAGAATATATTCTTACCTACGCTAAAAATTCAAACAAATGCAAGTTTAATTACCAAAAACATGATGAAAAAACACTTAAAAAATTAGGTTACACACTTAAAGATGAATATTTTGACCAAAGAGGTTATTATAAATTGGTTGACCTTCATCATACATCTTCCACAGGTGCATTTAAATATATAAAGTCTTTAGATTATCCTATTATCGCCCCTGATGGTACCAGTTTTACTTTATATTTAAATAAAAATAATCCAGAATCAGCTTGCTATACTTGGGGAAAAGATACTTTTGCCGAAGGTGAGAAACACGGATTTATTGAAATTGTTAAAAATTCTCGTGGTGATTGGGTTGCTAAACGAAAACAGTATCAATATGTAAAATTTAATCCTAAAACTAAAAAAATTGAACAAATTGAAGTTGGTTTACCATTTAAAAATATTATTAGTGATTTTTATTCATTAAATGGTGGTCTTGAGCTCAAAGAAATTTTTAATAGTAAAAATATCTTTGATTTTCCCAAACCGGTTGGCCTAATTAGTCATTTAATTAATATTCATCCCAATAAAAATGCAAGAGTTCTTGATTTTTTTGCCGGCAGTGGGACAACCGGTCACGCAGTTTGGAATTTAAACCGTCAAGATGGAGGGGAACGAACCTTTATTTTGATAACCAATAATCAAAATAATATCGCAACTGATGTAACATATGAACGACTTTTTAGAATTTCAAACGGAAAAGGAACCAAAAATCAAGAATTTAACTGAAGCAAAAATAACAAACCTTATTTGCAAAACCTGAAAGTTTTTGACATTTGTTATTATAATACTCAAATTTTTGATTCAAAAAGTGAACTTGATTCAAGAAGCGAACTTGATTCAAAAAGTGAACTTGATTCAAAATGTAAACTTGATTCAGAAAACGGACTTAGTGATTTAGTTAAATTACTTTTAAAACTTTTTAAAGATTTTGATATTAAAGTTGACTCGAATCATATAGACACTAAAAATACCAGGTATATTGAACTTTTAAATCATCTTTTAGCACTTAAACCGCAAGAAAAGGATTTATAA
- a CDS encoding DEAD/DEAH box helicase family protein, translating to MQLTQSQYEAVKQLVEKTKSYLINNKENDENQTNPAKLKNAIYFKAPTGSGKTFMILNYIYELIEWNKQEAGKELVFVIVTLSSAELPKQMEESFNEYKDSINDGNWNLNIERIESPSNLKRTAKVDKNYQFFAKPDSVFIMGGASFKSNSILREQGSIESFLSEIKRKGQILIYIRDEAHIGSDIQISSKDKSFEQKMQLNASFILKMTATPKTDLPLVQLSEKDLRKDDIQLLKTTKHHNLDLERGKDYDDEEILEIACKKFNEIKEQYNDNNKEPGLVGINPAMLIQIDNSSEKDAQKAQKFDENIKKIIKILEKHNLSWVKYFKQDEKESNLRQKSNFTLRDISRDMSSVDVIIFKIGPAIGWNIPRACMLVQLRNISSSNLSIQTIGRIKRNPCPLYEDLKHNSIAHEYFIYSNVDPKDKNVLKLVLKEEYKDHTFISGQIELPGTLVENRSKIINYEQYWNNFKNEFNNDTKKEEVKAIFEDRLSEYERYYKVNKFISIDTEEYGSARLIKSKISNIVELELAIIRLKNNLKKYFTSKIWDFFDKIKQKFLEDRKINEQILQLIILLEFGRDLAKIYKKTIKNQVENAQYKLNFEEPLPEKIEFNSSENDKLVATNDSFGYETIDEKTSEDNLPLDSDAEQSFANELINISESDPNIRFWAKNPAHTKLGFQYINGNEIANSYPDFLVSKNGNYFYFEIKNYDNDLDPKKTQLLISGYNKYFKEKQINPKNLTLAVCWVRANPKRLYFAGSSNLEEIRDKIDFNKITERDINDISNEEFEKIRKKLPSMSLIKIIN from the coding sequence ATGCAATTAACGCAATCTCAATATGAAGCTGTTAAACAATTAGTTGAAAAAACAAAATCATACCTCATTAATAATAAAGAAAATGATGAAAACCAAACAAATCCAGCAAAGCTAAAAAATGCAATTTATTTTAAAGCCCCGACGGGATCAGGAAAAACTTTCATGATTCTAAACTATATTTATGAATTAATTGAATGAAATAAACAAGAAGCTGGTAAAGAATTAGTTTTTGTAATCGTAACATTATCAAGCGCTGAATTACCTAAGCAAATGGAAGAAAGTTTTAATGAATATAAAGATTCTATAAATGATGGAAATTGAAATTTGAATATAGAGAGAATTGAAAGTCCTTCAAACTTGAAAAGAACGGCAAAAGTTGATAAAAATTATCAATTTTTTGCCAAACCTGATTCAGTTTTTATCATGGGTGGCGCATCTTTTAAATCAAATTCTATTTTACGTGAACAAGGATCAATTGAGTCGTTTTTGTCTGAAATTAAACGAAAAGGGCAAATTCTTATTTATATAAGGGATGAGGCTCATATCGGTTCTGATATTCAAATTTCTTCAAAAGACAAATCTTTTGAGCAAAAAATGCAACTAAATGCATCATTTATATTGAAAATGACAGCAACCCCAAAAACTGATTTGCCATTAGTTCAATTATCTGAAAAGGATTTAAGAAAAGATGATATTCAACTTTTAAAAACTACAAAACATCATAATCTTGACTTAGAAAGAGGTAAAGATTATGATGATGAAGAAATTTTGGAAATAGCTTGTAAAAAATTTAATGAAATTAAAGAACAATATAATGATAATAATAAAGAGCCTGGTTTAGTCGGTATTAACCCTGCAATGCTAATTCAAATTGACAATAGCAGTGAAAAAGATGCCCAAAAGGCACAAAAATTTGATGAAAATATTAAAAAAATAATTAAAATACTGGAAAAGCATAATCTTAGCTGGGTCAAATATTTTAAACAAGATGAAAAAGAAAGTAATTTGCGTCAAAAATCTAATTTCACATTGCGTGATATTTCTAGAGATATGTCTTCAGTTGATGTAATAATTTTTAAAATTGGCCCTGCAATAGGATGAAATATTCCAAGAGCATGCATGCTAGTCCAACTTAGAAATATTTCATCATCTAATTTAAGTATTCAAACAATTGGAAGAATAAAAAGAAATCCTTGCCCTTTGTATGAAGATTTAAAACATAATTCCATTGCTCATGAATACTTTATTTATAGTAATGTCGACCCTAAGGATAAAAATGTGCTTAAACTTGTTTTGAAGGAAGAATATAAAGATCACACATTTATATCAGGCCAAATCGAACTTCCTGGAACACTTGTTGAAAATAGAAGTAAAATAATTAATTATGAACAATATTGAAACAATTTTAAAAATGAATTTAACAATGACACTAAGAAGGAAGAAGTTAAAGCAATTTTTGAAGACCGTTTGTCAGAATATGAACGCTATTATAAAGTCAATAAATTTATTTCTATCGATACCGAAGAATATGGTTCAGCAAGATTGATTAAATCAAAAATTTCCAACATTGTCGAATTAGAATTAGCAATTATTAGACTTAAAAACAATTTAAAAAAGTATTTTACTTCTAAAATTTGAGACTTTTTTGACAAAATTAAACAAAAATTTTTGGAAGATAGGAAAATAAATGAACAAATTTTACAATTAATTATTTTGTTAGAATTCGGGCGAGATCTTGCTAAAATTTATAAAAAAACAATTAAAAACCAAGTTGAAAACGCTCAGTATAAACTTAATTTTGAAGAACCTTTGCCTGAAAAAATTGAATTTAATAGTTCTGAAAACGATAAATTGGTGGCAACTAATGATTCCTTTGGTTATGAAACAATTGATGAAAAAACATCAGAAGATAATCTCCCGTTAGATTCAGATGCAGAACAGTCTTTTGCAAATGAATTAATAAACATAAGTGAATCAGATCCAAATATTCGTTTTTGAGCTAAAAACCCAGCCCATACTAAGTTAGGTTTTCAATACATTAACGGAAATGAAATTGCAAATTCATATCCTGATTTTTTGGTTAGTAAAAACGGAAATTATTTTTATTTTGAAATCAAAAATTATGATAATGATTTAGATCCTAAAAAAACCCAATTATTAATAAGTGGTTATAATAAATATTTCAAAGAAAAACAAATAAACCCAAAAAATTTAACCTTAGCTGTTTGTTGAGTTCGTGCTAACCCCAAACGCCTTTATTTTGCTGGATCTTCTAATTTAGAGGAAATTCGAGATAAAATTGATTTTAATAAAATAACAGAAAGAGATATTAATGATATTAGCAATGAAGAATTTGAAAAAATAAGAAAAAAACTTCCGTCAATGTCTTTAATCAAAATTATAAATTAA
- a CDS encoding type III restriction endonuclease subunit M, which translates to MNQNNLLEKYKQQIQEISSKELNSDQKNLAIQILEKFEPNKLEYVFQFISQRIKTGFRFDVAPESDSDRVAILQKDEDLSFVLDKSQSEENTLIIGENYDALKNLLILERERERERDRVRLWCNLYRPTL; encoded by the coding sequence ATGAATCAAAATAATCTCTTAGAAAAATATAAACAACAAATCCAGGAAATTTCCTCAAAAGAGCTAAATTCAGACCAAAAAAATTTAGCAATTCAAATTTTAGAAAAATTTGAACCAAATAAACTTGAATATGTTTTTCAGTTTATTTCTCAACGAATCAAAACTGGATTTCGTTTTGATGTAGCTCCTGAATCTGATTCCGACCGAGTTGCAATTTTACAAAAAGATGAAGATTTATCTTTTGTCTTAGACAAAAGTCAATCTGAAGAAAATACCTTAATAATTGGTGAAAATTACGATGCTCTTAAAAATCTTTTAATTCTCGAGAGAGAGAGAGAGAGAGAGAGAGACCGCGTCCGGTTATGATGTAATTTATATCGACCCACCTTATAA
- a CDS encoding type III restriction endonuclease subunit M, with the protein MNQNNLLEKYKQQIEEISSKELNSDQKNLAIQILEKFEPNKLEYVFQFISQRIKTGFRFDAAPESDSDRVAILQKDEEKSFVLDKNQSEENTLIIGENYDALKNLLVLERERERERERDRGPGMM; encoded by the coding sequence ATGAATCAAAATAATCTTTTAGAAAAATATAAACAACAAATCGAGGAAATTTCCTCAAAAGAGCTAAATTCAGACCAAAAAAATTTAGCAATTCAAATTTTAGAAAAATTTGAGCCTAATAAACTTGAATATGTTTTTCAGTTTATTTCCCAACGAATCAAAACTGGATTTCGTTTTGATGCAGCTCCCGAATCTGATTCGGACCGAGTTGCAATTTTACAAAAAGATGAAGAAAAATCTTTTGTTTTAGACAAAAACCAGTCTGAAGAAAATACTTTAATAATTGGCGAAAATTACGATGCTCTTAAAAATCTTTTAGTTCTCGAGAGAGAGAGAGAGAGAGAGAGAGAGAGAGACCGCGGGCCGGGTATGATGTAA
- a CDS encoding site-specific DNA-methyltransferase, producing the protein MANDKENILPSKFIYRDKYSRNGWLNLLNERLNLAKKLLKQDGIIFVSIDDNQHAYLKVLMDEIFGEENFVANLVWQKKNEGSAADSKFLKVLTEHVLTYSKNIQHLTTNIYVQNINDGSYKFSDEYIQERGKYRLVQLDFASLTWSKGLDYPIEYNGKIYYAGGSQEKWQARHQGNHAVKDWQWRWARQKLDWGIKNGFIVFKNERVYSKQYQFVDNNNQKIERVSKFSNLILSAQGTEGTQEQKNIFPTKVFDHPKPIELIKYLINIHPNKNAKILDFFAGSGTTGHAVWELNRQDGGNRIFTLVTNNQNNIATNITYERLYRVSNGKGTKNQEFDWAKKNKPYLQNLKVFDIFYYNTQIFDSKSGLNDLVNLLLKLFKDFDIKVDLNNIDTKNTRYVELLNHLLALKPQVKNE; encoded by the coding sequence ATTGCAAATGATAAAGAAAACATTTTACCTTCAAAATTTATTTACCGAGATAAATATTCACGAAATGGTTGGCTAAATTTATTAAACGAACGACTAAATTTAGCCAAAAAACTTTTAAAACAAGATGGAATAATTTTTGTCTCAATTGATGATAATCAACACGCCTACTTAAAAGTTTTAATGGATGAAATTTTTGGTGAGGAAAATTTTGTTGCTAATTTGGTTTGGCAAAAGAAAAACGAAGGATCAGCTGCAGATTCCAAATTTTTAAAAGTTCTAACAGAGCATGTATTAACTTATTCAAAAAACATTCAACATTTAACAACAAATATTTATGTCCAAAATATTAATGACGGCTCATATAAATTTTCTGATGAATATATTCAGGAAAGAGGAAAATATAGGCTGGTCCAACTCGATTTTGCGTCATTAACTTGATCTAAAGGACTTGATTATCCGATTGAGTATAATGGCAAAATTTATTATGCTGGTGGGAGCCAAGAAAAGTGACAAGCCAGGCATCAGGGAAACCACGCTGTTAAAGATTGGCAATGGCGTTGAGCTAGGCAAAAATTAGATTGGGGAATCAAAAATGGCTTTATTGTTTTCAAAAATGAAAGGGTTTATTCAAAACAGTATCAATTTGTTGACAACAATAACCAAAAAATTGAAAGAGTTTCTAAATTTTCTAATTTAATATTATCAGCCCAAGGAACTGAAGGTACCCAGGAACAAAAAAATATTTTTCCAACAAAGGTTTTTGATCATCCCAAACCAATTGAGTTAATTAAGTATTTAATTAATATTCATCCCAATAAAAATGCAAAAATTCTTGATTTTTTTGCTGGAAGTGGAACAACCGGTCATGCAGTTTGAGAGTTAAATCGCCAAGATGGTGGAAACAGAATTTTTACTTTAGTCACAAACAATCAAAATAATATCGCAACTAACATAACCTATGAACGACTTTACCGTGTTTCAAACGGAAAAGGTACCAAAAATCAAGAATTTGATTGAGCCAAAAAAAATAAACCTTATTTGCAAAACCTGAAGGTTTTTGACATTTTTTATTATAATACTCAAATTTTTGATTCAAAAAGTGGACTTAATGATTTGGTTAATTTACTTTTAAAACTTTTTAAAGATTTTGATATTAAAGTCGACTTAAATAATATAGATACTAAAAATACCAGGTATGTTGAACTTTTAAATCATCTTTTAGCACTAAAACCACAAGTAAAAAATGAATAA